Proteins found in one Quercus robur chromosome 2, dhQueRobu3.1, whole genome shotgun sequence genomic segment:
- the LOC126715593 gene encoding folate synthesis bifunctional protein, mitochondrial-like isoform X4, protein MNILKQLVPAKHRFSGLTRHCRALRSSYLHSSTNASVEVHSPEQEVVIALGSNVGDRLDNFNNALVLMNKSGINITRHACLYETAPAYVTDQPNFLNSAVRAVTKLGPHELLGVLKQIEKDMGRSDGIRYGPRPIDLDILFYGKFKVHSDILTIPHERTWERPFVMAPLMDLLGSSADCDTVTCWHSFSLLSGGLLEFWEKMGGESLIGKEGMKRVLPIKSGLWDWSQRTSVMGILNVTPDSFIVGGKFVSVEAAVTQARLMISEVADMIDIGAQSIRPMASRISAEEELDRLMPVLEAVARMPEAEGKLISVDTLYSKVASEAVSKGAHLLNDVSAWQLDSNMLRVVAGLRVPYIAMHMRGEPHTMQNSKNLQYDDVCKQIAFEIYSRVKDAELSGIPAWRVIIDLGIGFSKKTEHDLDILVVLPNIRAEIARKSFGVSHAPMLIRPSRKKFLGHICSRIAANERDPATIACVTAGVLGGANIVRVHNVRDNADSVKVCDAMLKQRSTKNLS, encoded by the exons ATGAATATTTTGAAGCAGCTTGTGCCCGCCAAACATCGCTTCAGTGGTTTAACCAGGCATTGTAGAG CACTGCGTTCTTCCTACCTCCATTCATCCACAAATGCCTCAGTTGAAGTTCATTCTCCAGAGCAGGAGGTAGTGATTGCTTTGGGGAGTAATGTGGGAGACAGACTAGATAATTTTAATAACGCCTTGGTGTTGATGAACAAATCAGGCATAAATATTACAAGACATGCTTGTTTGTATGAAACAGCTCCGGCATATGTGACTGATCAGCCTAACTTTCTCAATTCTGCGGTCAGAGCCGTTACTAAACTCGGCCCACATGAATTACTGGGAGTGCTCAAGCAAATTGAAAAGGACATGGGTCGTTCCGATGGTATAAG GTATGGTCCAAGGCCAATTGACTTGGACATATTGTTCTATGGAAAGTTCAAGGTCCACTCTGATATTCTTACCATACCCCATGAAAGAACTTGGGAGAGACCATTTGTAATGGCCCCTCTAATGGATTTATTGGGATCATCTGCTGATTGTGATACTGTTACTTGTTGGCATTCTTTTTCACTGCTATCGGGTGGACTTTTAGAGTTTTGGGAGAAAATGGGTGGTGAATCCCTTATTGGAAAGGAAGGCATGAAAAGGGTTTTACCCATTAAAAGTGGTTTATGGGACTGGTCACAGAGAACCTCTGTCATGGGTATCCTTAATGTGACCCCAGATAGTTTTATTGTTGGAGGAAAGTTTGTCTCTGTGGAGGCTGCAGTTACTCAGGCCCGCTTGATGATTTCTGAAGTTGCTGATATGATCGATATTGGTGCTCAATCTATACGGCCAATGGCCTCTAGGATATCCGCTGAAGAAGAATTAGATAGACTAATGCCTGTTTTAGAAGCTGTTGCAAGGATGCCGGAGGCAGAGGGAAAGCTCATATCAGTTGATACTCTCTATTCAAAAGTTGCTTCTGAAGCAGTCAGCAAAGGGGCTCATCTTCTAAACGATGTATCTGCTTGGCAATTAGATTCTAACATGCTTAGGGTGGTCGCTGGCCTTAGGGTTCCATATATTGCAATGCACATGAGAGGGGAACCACATACAATGCAAAATAGCAAAAACCTACAGTATGATGATGTTTGTAAGCAGATAGCGTTTGAAATATACTCGAGGGTTAAGGATGCAGAATTATCAGGTATCCCAGCTTGGAGGGTAATTATTGACCTTGGAATTGGATTCTCAAAGAAAACTGAACATGATTTGGACATCCTAGTGGTATTACCAAACATTCGTGCTGAGATTGCAAGGAAAAGTTTTGGTGTCTCTCATGCTCCCATGCTGATTAGACCCTCCAGAAAGAAATTTTTAGGTCACATTTGCTCTCGAATTGCTGCAAATGAGAGAGATCCTGCCACTATTGCTTGTGTCACTGCTGGTGTTTTGGGTGGAGCAAATATTGTACGAGTACATAATGTAAGAGACAATGCAGACTCTGTAAAGGTCTGTGATGCAATGCTAAAACAAAGGAGCACAAAAAATCTCTCTTGA
- the LOC126715593 gene encoding folate synthesis bifunctional protein, mitochondrial-like isoform X5, whose translation MNILKQLVPAKHRFSGLTRHCRALRSSYLHSSTNASVEVHSPEQEVVIALGSNVGDRLDNFNNALVLMNKSGINITRHACLYETAPAYVTDQPNFLNSAVRAVTKLGPHELLGVLKQIEKDMGRSDGIRYGPRPIDLDILFYGKFKVHSDILTIPHERTWERPFVMAPLMDLLGSSADCDTVTCWHSFSPLSGGLLEFWEKMGGESLIGKEGMKRVLPIKSGLWDWSQRTSIMGILNVTPDSFSDGGKFVSVEAAVTQARLMISEGADMIDIGAQSTRPMASRISAEEELDRLMPVLEAVAGMPEAEGKLISVDTFYSEVASEAVSKGAHLVNDVSAGQLDSNMLRVVASLRVPYIAMHMRGEPNTMQNSENLQYDDVCKQIASEIYSRVKDAELSGIPAWRVIIDPGIGFSKKTEHDLDILAGLPNIRAEIGRKSFGVSHAPMLIGLSRKKFLGHICSRIAANERDPATIACVTAGVLGGANIVRVHNVRDNADSVKVCDAMLKQRSTKNLS comes from the exons ATGAATATTTTGAAGCAGCTTGTGCCCGCCAAACATCGCTTCAGTGGTTTAACCAGGCATTGTAGAG CACTGCGTTCTTCCTACCTCCATTCATCCACAAATGCCTCAGTTGAAGTTCATTCTCCAGAGCAGGAGGTAGTGATTGCTTTGGGGAGTAATGTGGGAGACAGACTAGATAATTTTAATAACGCCTTGGTGTTGATGAACAAATCAGGCATAAATATTACAAGACATGCTTGTTTGTATGAAACAGCTCCGGCATATGTGACTGATCAGCCTAACTTTCTCAATTCTGCGGTCAGAGCCGTTACTAAACTCGGCCCACATGAATTACTGGGAGTGCTCAAGCAAATTGAAAAGGACATGGGTCGTTCCGATGGTATAAGGTATGGTCCAAGGCCAATTGACTTGGATATATTGTTCTATGGAAAGTTCAAGGTCCACTCTGATATTCTTACCATACCCCATGAAAGAACTTGGGAGAGACCATTTGTAATGGCCCCTCTAATGGATTTATTGGGATCATCTGCTGATTGTGATACAGTTACTTGTTGGCATTCCTTTTCACCGCTATCGGGTGGACTTTTAGAGTTTTGGGAGAAAATGGGTGGTGAATCCCTTATTGGAAAGGAAGGCATGAAAAGGGTTTTACCCATTAAAAGTGGTTTATGGGACTGGTCACAGAGAACCTCTATCATGGGTATCCTTAATGTGACCCCAGATAGTTTTAGTGATGGAGGAAAGTTTGTCTCTGTGGAGGCTGCAGTTACTCAGGCTCGCTTGATGATTTCTGAAGGGGCTGATATGATCGATATTGGTGCTCAATCTACACGGCCAATGGCCTCTAGGATATCCGCTGAAGAAGAATTAGATAGACTAATGCCTGTTTTAGAAGCTGTTGCAGGGATGCCAGAGGCAGAGGGAAAGCTCATATCAGTTGATACTTTCTATTCAGAAGTTGCTTCTGAAGCAGTCAGCAAAGGGGCTCATCTTGTAAATGATGTATCTGCTGGGCAATTAGATTCTAACATGCTTAGGGTGGTCGCTAGCCTTAGGGTTCCATATATTGCAATGCACATGAGAGGGGAACCAAATACAATGCAAAATAGCGAAAACCTGCAGTATGATGATGTTTGTAAGCAGATAGCGTCTGAAATATATTCGAGGGTTAAGGATGCAGAATTATCAGGTATCCCAGCTTGGAGGGTAATTATTGACCCTGGAATTGGATTCTCAAAGAAAACTGAACATGATTTGGACATCCTTGCGGGATTACCAAACATTCGTGCCGAGATTGGAAGGAAAAGTTTTGGTGTCTCTCATGCTCCCATGCTGATTGGACTCTCCAGAAAGAAATTTTTAG GTCACATTTGCTCTCGAATTGCTGCAAATGAGAGAGATCCTGCCACTATTGCTTGTGTCACTGCTGGTGTTTTGGGTGGAGCAAATATTGTACGAGTACATAATGTAAGAGACAATGCAGACTCTGTAAAGGTCTGTGATGCAATGCTAAAACAAAGGAGCACAAAAAATCTCTCTTGA
- the LOC126715593 gene encoding folate synthesis bifunctional protein, mitochondrial-like isoform X3 gives MNILKQLVPAKHRFSGLTRHCRALRSSYLHSSTDASVEVHSPEQEVVIALESNVGDRLDNFNNALELMNKSGINITRHACLYETTPAYVTDQPNFLNSAVRAITKLGPHELLGVLKQIEKDMGRSDGIRYGPRPIDLDILFYGKFKVHSDILTIPHERTWERPFVMAPLMDLLGSSADCDTVTCWHSFSLLSGGLLEFWEKMGGESLIGKEGMKRVLPIKSGLWDWSQRTSVMGILNVTPDSFIVGGKFVSVEAAVTQARLMISEVADMIDIGAQSIRPMASRISAEEELDRLMPVLEAVARMPEAEGKLISVDTLYSKVASEAVSKGAHLLNDVSAWQLDSNMLRVVAGLRVPYIAMHMRGEPHTMQNSKNLQYDDVCKQIAFEIYSRVKDAELSGIPAWRVIIDLGIGFSKKTEHDLDILVVLPNIRAEIARKSFGVSHAPMLIRPSRKKFLGHICSRIAANERDPATIACVTAGVLGGANIVRVHNVRDNADSVKVCDAMLKQRSTKNLS, from the exons ATGAATATTTTGAAGCAGCTTGTGCCCGCCAAACATCGCTTCAGTGGTTTAACCAGGCATTGTAGAG CACTGCGTTCTTCCTACCTCCATTCATCCACAGATGCCTCAGTTGAAGTTCATTCTCCAGAGCAGGAGGTAGTGATTGCTTTGGAGAGCAATGTGGGAGACAGACTGGATAATTTTAATAATGCCTTGGAGTTGATGAACAAATCAGGCATAAATATTACAAGACATGCTTGTTTGTATGAAACAACTCCAGCATATGTGACTGATCAGCCTAACTTTCTCAATTCTGCGGTCAGAGCCATTACTAAACTTGGCCCACATGAATTACTGGGAGTGCTCAAGCAAATTGAAAAGGACATGGGTCGTTCCGATGGTATAAGGTATGGTCCAAGGCCAATTGACTTGGACATATTGTTCTATGGAAAGTTCAAGGTCCACTCTGATATTCTTACCATACCCCATGAAAGAACTTGGGAGAGACCATTTGTAATGGCCCCTCTAATGGATTTATTGGGATCATCTGCTGATTGTGATACTGTTACTTGTTGGCATTCTTTTTCACTGCTATCGGGTGGACTTTTAGAGTTTTGGGAGAAAATGGGTGGTGAATCCCTTATTGGAAAGGAAGGCATGAAAAGGGTTTTACCCATTAAAAGTGGTTTATGGGACTGGTCACAGAGAACCTCTGTCATGGGTATCCTTAATGTGACCCCAGATAGTTTTATTGTTGGAGGAAAGTTTGTCTCTGTGGAGGCTGCAGTTACTCAGGCCCGCTTGATGATTTCTGAAGTTGCTGATATGATCGATATTGGTGCTCAATCTATACGGCCAATGGCCTCTAGGATATCCGCTGAAGAAGAATTAGATAGACTAATGCCTGTTTTAGAAGCTGTTGCAAGGATGCCGGAGGCAGAGGGAAAGCTCATATCAGTTGATACTCTCTATTCAAAAGTTGCTTCTGAAGCAGTCAGCAAAGGGGCTCATCTTCTAAACGATGTATCTGCTTGGCAATTAGATTCTAACATGCTTAGGGTGGTCGCTGGCCTTAGGGTTCCATATATTGCAATGCACATGAGAGGGGAACCACATACAATGCAAAATAGCAAAAACCTACAGTATGATGATGTTTGTAAGCAGATAGCGTTTGAAATATACTCGAGGGTTAAGGATGCAGAATTATCAGGTATCCCAGCTTGGAGGGTAATTATTGACCTTGGAATTGGATTCTCAAAGAAAACTGAACATGATTTGGACATCCTAGTGGTATTACCAAACATTCGTGCTGAGATTGCAAGGAAAAGTTTTGGTGTCTCTCATGCTCCCATGCTGATTAGACCCTCCAGAAAGAAATTTTTAGGTCACATTTGCTCTCGAATTGCTGCAAATGAGAGAGATCCTGCCACTATTGCTTGTGTCACTGCTGGTGTTTTGGGTGGAGCAAATATTGTACGAGTACATAATGTAAGAGACAATGCAGACTCTGTAAAGGTCTGTGATGCAATGCTAAAACAAAGGAGCACAAAAAATCTCTCTTGA
- the LOC126715593 gene encoding folate synthesis bifunctional protein, mitochondrial-like isoform X1, whose product MVGKFSTRGKDGANAVRNLGATPDMNILKQLVPAKHRFSGLTRRCRALRSSYLHSSTDASVEVHSPEQEVVIALESNVGDRLDNFNNALELMNKSGINITRHACLYETTPAYVTDQPNFLNSAVRAITKLGPHELLGVLKQIEKDMGRSDGIRYGPRPIDLDILFYGKFKVHSDILTIPHERTWERPFVMAPLMDLLGSSADCDTVTCWHSFSLLSGGLLEFWEKMGGESLIGKEGMKRVLPIKSGLWDWSQRTSVMGILNVTPDSFIVGGKFVSVEAAVTQARLMISEVADMIDIGAQSIRPMASRISAEEELDRLMPVLEAVARMPEAEGKLISVDTLYSKVASEAVSKGAHLLNDVSAWQLDSNMLRVVAGLRVPYIAMHMRGEPHTMQNSKNLQYDDVCKQIAFEIYSRVKDAELSGIPAWRVIIDLGIGFSKKTEHDLDILVVLPNIRAEIARKSFGVSHAPMLIRPSRKKFLGHICSRIAANERDPATIACVTAGVLGGANIVRVHNVRDNADSVKVCDAMLKQRSTKNLS is encoded by the exons ATGGTGGGCAAATTTAGTACAAGAGGCAAAGATGGGGCTAATGCAGTTCGGAACCTGGGAG CCACTCCTGATATGAATATTTTGAAGCAGCTTGTGCCTGCCAAACATCGCTTCAGTGGTTTAACCAGGCGTTGTAGAG CACTGCGTTCTTCCTACCTCCATTCATCCACAGATGCCTCAGTTGAAGTTCATTCTCCAGAGCAGGAGGTAGTGATTGCTTTGGAGAGCAATGTGGGAGACAGACTGGATAATTTTAATAATGCCTTGGAGTTGATGAACAAATCAGGCATAAATATTACAAGACATGCTTGTTTGTATGAAACAACTCCAGCATATGTGACTGATCAGCCTAACTTTCTCAATTCTGCGGTCAGAGCCATTACTAAACTTGGCCCACATGAATTACTGGGAGTGCTCAAGCAAATTGAAAAGGACATGGGTCGTTCCGATGGTATAAGGTATGGTCCAAGGCCAATTGACTTGGACATATTGTTCTATGGAAAGTTCAAGGTCCACTCTGATATTCTTACCATACCCCATGAAAGAACTTGGGAGAGACCATTTGTAATGGCCCCTCTAATGGATTTATTGGGATCATCTGCTGATTGTGATACTGTTACTTGTTGGCATTCTTTTTCACTGCTATCGGGTGGACTTTTAGAGTTTTGGGAGAAAATGGGTGGTGAATCCCTTATTGGAAAGGAAGGCATGAAAAGGGTTTTACCCATTAAAAGTGGTTTATGGGACTGGTCACAGAGAACCTCTGTCATGGGTATCCTTAATGTGACCCCAGATAGTTTTATTGTTGGAGGAAAGTTTGTCTCTGTGGAGGCTGCAGTTACTCAGGCCCGCTTGATGATTTCTGAAGTTGCTGATATGATCGATATTGGTGCTCAATCTATACGGCCAATGGCCTCTAGGATATCCGCTGAAGAAGAATTAGATAGACTAATGCCTGTTTTAGAAGCTGTTGCAAGGATGCCGGAGGCAGAGGGAAAGCTCATATCAGTTGATACTCTCTATTCAAAAGTTGCTTCTGAAGCAGTCAGCAAAGGGGCTCATCTTCTAAACGATGTATCTGCTTGGCAATTAGATTCTAACATGCTTAGGGTGGTCGCTGGCCTTAGGGTTCCATATATTGCAATGCACATGAGAGGGGAACCACATACAATGCAAAATAGCAAAAACCTACAGTATGATGATGTTTGTAAGCAGATAGCGTTTGAAATATACTCGAGGGTTAAGGATGCAGAATTATCAGGTATCCCAGCTTGGAGGGTAATTATTGACCTTGGAATTGGATTCTCAAAGAAAACTGAACATGATTTGGACATCCTAGTGGTATTACCAAACATTCGTGCTGAGATTGCAAGGAAAAGTTTTGGTGTCTCTCATGCTCCCATGCTGATTAGACCCTCCAGAAAGAAATTTTTAGGTCACATTTGCTCTCGAATTGCTGCAAATGAGAGAGATCCTGCCACTATTGCTTGTGTCACTGCTGGTGTTTTGGGTGGAGCAAATATTGTACGAGTACATAATGTAAGAGACAATGCAGACTCTGTAAAGGTCTGTGATGCAATGCTAAAACAAAGGAGCACAAAAAATCTCTCTTGA
- the LOC126715593 gene encoding folate synthesis bifunctional protein, mitochondrial-like isoform X2 codes for MNILKQLVPAKHRFSGLTRRCRALRSSYLHSSTDASVEVHSPEQEVVIALESNVGDRLDNFNNALELMNKSGINITRHACLYETTPAYVTDQPNFLNSAVRAITKLGPHELLGVLKQIEKDMGRSDGIRYGPRPIDLDILFYGKFKVHSDILTIPHERTWERPFVMAPLMDLLGSSADCDTVTCWHSFSLLSGGLLEFWEKMGGESLIGKEGMKRVLPIKSGLWDWSQRTSVMGILNVTPDSFIVGGKFVSVEAAVTQARLMISEVADMIDIGAQSIRPMASRISAEEELDRLMPVLEAVARMPEAEGKLISVDTLYSKVASEAVSKGAHLLNDVSAWQLDSNMLRVVAGLRVPYIAMHMRGEPHTMQNSKNLQYDDVCKQIAFEIYSRVKDAELSGIPAWRVIIDLGIGFSKKTEHDLDILVVLPNIRAEIARKSFGVSHAPMLIRPSRKKFLGHICSRIAANERDPATIACVTAGVLGGANIVRVHNVRDNADSVKVCDAMLKQRSTKNLS; via the exons ATGAATATTTTGAAGCAGCTTGTGCCTGCCAAACATCGCTTCAGTGGTTTAACCAGGCGTTGTAGAG CACTGCGTTCTTCCTACCTCCATTCATCCACAGATGCCTCAGTTGAAGTTCATTCTCCAGAGCAGGAGGTAGTGATTGCTTTGGAGAGCAATGTGGGAGACAGACTGGATAATTTTAATAATGCCTTGGAGTTGATGAACAAATCAGGCATAAATATTACAAGACATGCTTGTTTGTATGAAACAACTCCAGCATATGTGACTGATCAGCCTAACTTTCTCAATTCTGCGGTCAGAGCCATTACTAAACTTGGCCCACATGAATTACTGGGAGTGCTCAAGCAAATTGAAAAGGACATGGGTCGTTCCGATGGTATAAGGTATGGTCCAAGGCCAATTGACTTGGACATATTGTTCTATGGAAAGTTCAAGGTCCACTCTGATATTCTTACCATACCCCATGAAAGAACTTGGGAGAGACCATTTGTAATGGCCCCTCTAATGGATTTATTGGGATCATCTGCTGATTGTGATACTGTTACTTGTTGGCATTCTTTTTCACTGCTATCGGGTGGACTTTTAGAGTTTTGGGAGAAAATGGGTGGTGAATCCCTTATTGGAAAGGAAGGCATGAAAAGGGTTTTACCCATTAAAAGTGGTTTATGGGACTGGTCACAGAGAACCTCTGTCATGGGTATCCTTAATGTGACCCCAGATAGTTTTATTGTTGGAGGAAAGTTTGTCTCTGTGGAGGCTGCAGTTACTCAGGCCCGCTTGATGATTTCTGAAGTTGCTGATATGATCGATATTGGTGCTCAATCTATACGGCCAATGGCCTCTAGGATATCCGCTGAAGAAGAATTAGATAGACTAATGCCTGTTTTAGAAGCTGTTGCAAGGATGCCGGAGGCAGAGGGAAAGCTCATATCAGTTGATACTCTCTATTCAAAAGTTGCTTCTGAAGCAGTCAGCAAAGGGGCTCATCTTCTAAACGATGTATCTGCTTGGCAATTAGATTCTAACATGCTTAGGGTGGTCGCTGGCCTTAGGGTTCCATATATTGCAATGCACATGAGAGGGGAACCACATACAATGCAAAATAGCAAAAACCTACAGTATGATGATGTTTGTAAGCAGATAGCGTTTGAAATATACTCGAGGGTTAAGGATGCAGAATTATCAGGTATCCCAGCTTGGAGGGTAATTATTGACCTTGGAATTGGATTCTCAAAGAAAACTGAACATGATTTGGACATCCTAGTGGTATTACCAAACATTCGTGCTGAGATTGCAAGGAAAAGTTTTGGTGTCTCTCATGCTCCCATGCTGATTAGACCCTCCAGAAAGAAATTTTTAGGTCACATTTGCTCTCGAATTGCTGCAAATGAGAGAGATCCTGCCACTATTGCTTGTGTCACTGCTGGTGTTTTGGGTGGAGCAAATATTGTACGAGTACATAATGTAAGAGACAATGCAGACTCTGTAAAGGTCTGTGATGCAATGCTAAAACAAAGGAGCACAAAAAATCTCTCTTGA
- the LOC126715593 gene encoding folate synthesis bifunctional protein, mitochondrial-like isoform X6, which produces MNILKQLVPAKHRFSGLTRHCRALRSSYLHSSTNASVEVHSPEQEVVIALGSNVGDRLDNFNNALVLMNKSGINITRHACLYETAPAYVTDQPNFLNSAVRAVTKLGPHELLGVLKQIEKDMGRSDGIRYGPRPIDLDILFYGKFKVHSDILTIPHERTWERPFVMAPLMDLLGSSADCDTVTCWHSFSPLSGGLLEFWEKMGGESLIGKEGMKRVLPIKSGLWDWSQRTSIMGILNVTPDSFSDGGKFVSVEAAVTQARLMISEGADMIDIGAQSTRPMASRISAEEELDRLMPVLEAVAGMPEAEGKLISVDTFYSEVASEAVSKGAHLVNDVSAGQLDSNMLRVVASLRVPYIAMHMRGEPNTMQNSENLQYDDVCKQIASEIYSRVKDAELSGIPAWRVIIDPGIGFSKKTEHDLDILAGLPNIRAEIGRKSFGVSHAPMLIGLSRKKFLGHICSRIVADERDPATIACVTAGVLGGANIVRVHNVRDNADSVKVCDAMLKQRSTKNLS; this is translated from the exons ATGAATATTTTGAAGCAGCTTGTGCCCGCCAAACATCGCTTCAGTGGTTTAACCAGGCATTGTAGAG CACTGCGTTCTTCCTACCTCCATTCATCCACAAATGCCTCAGTTGAAGTTCATTCTCCAGAGCAGGAGGTAGTGATTGCTTTGGGGAGTAATGTGGGAGACAGACTAGATAATTTTAATAACGCCTTGGTGTTGATGAACAAATCAGGCATAAATATTACAAGACATGCTTGTTTGTATGAAACAGCTCCGGCATATGTGACTGATCAGCCTAACTTTCTCAATTCTGCGGTCAGAGCCGTTACTAAACTCGGCCCACATGAATTACTGGGAGTGCTCAAGCAAATTGAAAAGGACATGGGTCGTTCCGATGGTATAAGGTATGGTCCAAGGCCAATTGACTTGGATATATTGTTCTATGGAAAGTTCAAGGTCCACTCTGATATTCTTACCATACCCCATGAAAGAACTTGGGAGAGACCATTTGTAATGGCCCCTCTAATGGATTTATTGGGATCATCTGCTGATTGTGATACAGTTACTTGTTGGCATTCCTTTTCACCGCTATCGGGTGGACTTTTAGAGTTTTGGGAGAAAATGGGTGGTGAATCCCTTATTGGAAAGGAAGGCATGAAAAGGGTTTTACCCATTAAAAGTGGTTTATGGGACTGGTCACAGAGAACCTCTATCATGGGTATCCTTAATGTGACCCCAGATAGTTTTAGTGATGGAGGAAAGTTTGTCTCTGTGGAGGCTGCAGTTACTCAGGCTCGCTTGATGATTTCTGAAGGGGCTGATATGATCGATATTGGTGCTCAATCTACACGGCCAATGGCCTCTAGGATATCCGCTGAAGAAGAATTAGATAGACTAATGCCTGTTTTAGAAGCTGTTGCAGGGATGCCAGAGGCAGAGGGAAAGCTCATATCAGTTGATACTTTCTATTCAGAAGTTGCTTCTGAAGCAGTCAGCAAAGGGGCTCATCTTGTAAATGATGTATCTGCTGGGCAATTAGATTCTAACATGCTTAGGGTGGTCGCTAGCCTTAGGGTTCCATATATTGCAATGCACATGAGAGGGGAACCAAATACAATGCAAAATAGCGAAAACCTGCAGTATGATGATGTTTGTAAGCAGATAGCGTCTGAAATATATTCGAGGGTTAAGGATGCAGAATTATCAGGTATCCCAGCTTGGAGGGTAATTATTGACCCTGGAATTGGATTCTCAAAGAAAACTGAACATGATTTGGACATCCTTGCGGGATTACCAAACATTCGTGCCGAGATTGGAAGGAAAAGTTTTGGTGTCTCTCATGCTCCCATGCTGATTGGACTCTCCAGAAAGAAATTTTTAGGTCACATTTGCTCTCGAATTGTTGCAGATGAGAGAGATCCCGCCACTATTGCTTGTGTCACTGCCGGTGTTTTGGGTGGAGCAAATATTGTACGAGTACATAATGTAAGAGACAATGCAGACTCTGTAAAG GTCTGTGATGCAATGCTAAAACAAAGGAGCACAAAAAATCTCTCTTGA